One segment of Ancylothrix sp. D3o DNA contains the following:
- a CDS encoding type II toxin-antitoxin system PemK/MazF family toxin, translating to MTTFNRGDIVLVLFPNSDLRTAKRRPALVVQRDHLNTGIPQIIVAMITSNLTRAGHPSRILITLATPESQQTGLLTDSVIMIDNLVTLLENEIDRKIGIFLNMSTVDSALRHTLGL from the coding sequence ATGACAACCTTTAATCGTGGCGATATCGTCTTAGTTTTATTTCCTAATTCTGACCTCCGTACAGCCAAACGCCGGCCTGCCTTAGTGGTGCAACGGGATCATCTTAACACCGGCATCCCACAAATAATAGTAGCAATGATTACCAGTAATCTCACACGGGCCGGCCACCCCAGCCGCATATTAATAACCCTAGCAACACCAGAAAGCCAGCAAACCGGCTTACTTACAGACTCAGTAATTATGATTGACAATCTTGTTACCCTACTAGAAAATGAAATAGACCGAAAAATAGGCATATTTTTAAATATGTCTACCGTCGATTCAGCACTCAGACATACGCTAGGATTATAA
- a CDS encoding 2-phosphosulfolactate phosphatase: MKIQNHTKFTFEYFIVSGSQTPGAYTAKTKHIDESLLSDTAIVFTDVIRTATTLVAAGAAGCKAIELKVKPKTEEYNLTPSVLPDLKWFYGGEENGNAIFGGNIRNSPLSIYPSQLEGNCLQFFSTNGARALAAITHSSPRAVYMMCEPNVEVTMKELISKSYQRISFVGGGLYDSACVEDNYCCGRAIQYLLDSGYFYIEQINDEARIMLNFAKPYLNNLDLLIQTISNSYLGKLLGYIDRSEDIAASIRGDGVQVEVWNRMQNTIMQLQWFGNVPLFIPRVL; the protein is encoded by the coding sequence ATGAAAATTCAGAATCATACAAAATTTACCTTTGAATATTTTATTGTTTCTGGTTCCCAGACCCCGGGAGCCTATACTGCTAAAACAAAGCATATAGATGAAAGCCTGCTATCCGATACAGCTATTGTATTTACTGATGTAATACGCACCGCGACAACTCTTGTCGCGGCAGGAGCGGCAGGCTGTAAAGCAATTGAGTTAAAAGTCAAACCGAAAACGGAAGAGTACAACCTAACTCCTTCTGTCTTGCCAGATTTAAAATGGTTTTATGGAGGAGAAGAAAATGGTAATGCTATTTTTGGAGGTAATATTCGGAATTCACCATTATCCATTTATCCTTCCCAGCTAGAAGGTAACTGTTTACAATTTTTTTCTACCAATGGTGCTAGAGCTTTAGCAGCTATTACTCACAGTTCACCGCGCGCTGTATATATGATGTGTGAACCAAATGTTGAGGTAACTATGAAGGAATTAATCTCTAAATCTTATCAGCGTATTTCATTTGTTGGAGGTGGTCTCTATGATAGTGCGTGCGTAGAAGATAATTATTGTTGTGGCAGAGCAATTCAATATTTACTTGATAGTGGTTATTTTTATATAGAGCAAATTAATGATGAAGCTAGAATTATGCTCAATTTTGCTAAACCATATCTTAATAATTTAGACCTCTTAATTCAAACTATCTCTAACTCTTATTTAGGCAAACTGTTAGGTTATATAGACCGAAGCGAAGATATTGCCGCTTCTATTCGGGGAGACGGAGTGCAAGTAGAAGTTTGGAATAGAATGCAAAACACTATAATGCAACTCCAATGGTTCGGGAATGTTCCTCTATTCATTCCCCGTGTATTGTAA
- a CDS encoding type II toxin-antitoxin system RelE/ParE family toxin, protein MEVQPKNIQNYLRGDGSSPFEEWLDSLRDTKAVAKIKKRLRRVELGNLGDYRSVGEGVYELKVDYGPGYRVYFGQVGLTIVLLLCGGDKSSQNQDIKQAKKYWVDYERTQSPNQ, encoded by the coding sequence ATGGAAGTTCAACCAAAAAATATACAAAACTATTTAAGAGGAGATGGTAGTAGCCCGTTTGAAGAATGGCTAGACTCGCTGAGAGATACCAAAGCGGTCGCTAAAATTAAGAAGCGACTGAGACGAGTTGAGTTAGGAAATTTGGGAGATTACCGTTCGGTAGGTGAGGGAGTATATGAATTAAAGGTTGACTATGGCCCTGGTTATCGTGTCTATTTTGGACAAGTAGGCTTAACAATTGTCTTACTGCTTTGTGGCGGTGATAAAAGTAGTCAAAATCAAGATATTAAACAAGCTAAAAAATATTGGGTAGATTATGAAAGAACTCAAAGTCCCAACCAGTAG
- a CDS encoding transcriptional regulator — protein MKELKVPTSRSYHDYLISSLKSSESAASYLEVMLELEEEGREVELLRTGLKDVVDAYLQMNNLSDKAKLLYEKLDQLLSESGGEEIYTLIEFLDALGFGLGVKVKD, from the coding sequence ATGAAAGAACTCAAAGTCCCAACCAGTAGAAGCTATCACGATTATTTAATTTCTTCTCTCAAAAGTTCGGAAAGTGCAGCTAGTTACCTTGAGGTGATGTTGGAATTGGAAGAGGAAGGTCGAGAAGTTGAGTTGTTGAGGACCGGTTTGAAAGATGTGGTGGATGCTTATTTGCAGATGAATAATTTATCGGATAAAGCTAAATTGCTTTATGAGAAACTTGATCAATTGTTGTCGGAGAGTGGGGGAGAGGAAATCTATACTTTGATTGAGTTTTTGGATGCTTTAGGATTTGGTTTAGGGGTGAAGGTAAAAGATTAA
- a CDS encoding 3'(2'),5'-bisphosphate nucleotidase has protein sequence MLYEKEKQVAIKAVLEATKLCKNIGDQSVKKSFNKYDHSPVTLADWGVQAVCCSELKKAFPKDPVVGEEDATKLREPNMANYLAQVTNYVKAFIPDATQEDVLAWIDKGTSGIGSRYWTLDPIDGTKGFLRGDQYAIALALIEKGQVKVGVLACPALAINTAQSTQGQGILFVAVRGQGSTVTSLNGEELYSIHINLSNNLINSRYVESVEAKHSNHFLQAAVARELGISSPSLRIDSQVKYGMVASGLAAFFIRIPTSEFLDYKENIWDHAAGSIIVEEAGGCVTDIYGQPLNFSVGKKLASNKGIIASNPTIHNKIVYSLQQIQSINSST, from the coding sequence ATGTTATATGAGAAAGAGAAACAGGTAGCTATCAAAGCTGTACTAGAAGCAACAAAACTTTGTAAAAATATAGGTGACCAATCTGTTAAAAAATCGTTTAATAAATACGATCATAGTCCAGTCACACTAGCTGATTGGGGGGTGCAGGCTGTATGTTGCTCAGAATTGAAAAAAGCTTTTCCTAAAGATCCAGTTGTAGGCGAAGAAGATGCTACTAAATTGCGCGAACCGAATATGGCTAATTATTTAGCGCAGGTAACAAACTATGTAAAAGCGTTTATACCTGATGCTACACAAGAAGATGTACTCGCTTGGATTGATAAAGGAACAAGTGGAATCGGTTCTCGTTATTGGACGTTAGACCCTATTGATGGAACAAAAGGATTTTTGCGAGGCGATCAATATGCCATAGCTCTAGCTCTAATAGAAAAAGGGCAAGTGAAGGTTGGTGTTTTAGCTTGTCCAGCACTAGCCATTAATACAGCACAGTCTACACAAGGACAGGGCATTCTATTTGTAGCTGTGCGCGGTCAAGGTTCTACAGTCACTAGCCTTAATGGTGAGGAACTATACTCCATTCATATAAATCTATCTAATAATTTAATAAATTCACGTTATGTAGAGAGTGTTGAGGCAAAGCATAGCAACCACTTTTTACAGGCGGCAGTAGCGAGAGAGCTAGGAATTTCAAGTCCATCCTTACGAATCGATAGCCAAGTTAAATATGGTATGGTAGCGAGTGGATTAGCAGCTTTCTTTATACGCATTCCTACTTCCGAATTTTTAGATTATAAAGAAAACATTTGGGATCATGCCGCTGGTTCAATTATTGTTGAAGAAGCTGGGGGCTGTGTTACTGATATTTATGGACAACCTTTAAATTTTTCTGTGGGTAAAAAGCTCGCTTCAAATAAAGGTATTATTGCTAGCAATCCTACTATTCACAATAAAATAGTTTATAGTTTGCAACAAATCCAATCAATAAATTCTTCTACTTAA